A stretch of DNA from Candidatus Aminicenantes bacterium:
CAATTTCTAGTGATGTGATTTCTCGATTCAGTATCACGCACTGGGTGAATGATATTTTTCAATGTTGATTTATTTTTGTTCTTTTCATAAGGCATTCTTGCGAGTTGCCTGTTTAACAACCAGAGTTCTTTGAAGTTCAATCAGTTAATCCAAAAGGGGAGGATGTGTTCCAAACAATCTTCTTGACAGGCACTGGAGGGTCTGCCAACGGAGTCATTCTCGATCTTTTGGTTGACAAATATCATTCCGTTATTTCGGAGTCCACTGGGAAAATATCGAAAAGTTACGCGTCAGCCTGAAACAAATGAATATCTTGAATTATGCAACCCACTAGTACTCAATTCCCTTCCGCTGGCCCGATATTGATTACGGGAGCCAATGGATTTTTAGTCAGCAAAATTGTCTCTCAATCGATTAATTCTGGAATGCAAGTACGCGCTACTGATCGCATGCCATTATCGCTTGTTTCTGGTTTAGATTATTTTTATGCAGAAATACTTGATCCTGATAGTTTGGCGACGCATCTGAGTGATATGGCGGTATTGGTCCATGTTGCTGGCCTAGCCCACATTTTTGATAAGTCCAAGGCAAGTGCGGCGCCCTTCAAGGCTGTCAATGAAACTGGCACAGCGAATGTTACCCGGGCAGCGGCAAAGGCGGGTGTGAAACATTTTATTCTGATAAGTTCGGTGTCGGTTTACGGCGGCAGTCGGGACGGTGGGGCGGAAGACTCAGGTTGTTACCCACAGGGACCTTATGCAGAAAGCAAATATCAGGCAGAGCAGCGCGCTATTGAAATATCTGAGGCGTCAGGTATGGCGCTTACCATTTTGCGTTTGGCTACGTTATACGGTGAGGGTGATCCAGGTAATGTGGCAAGATTGATGCGATCGATCGATCGTGGACGTTTTATTTGGATCGGAAATGGTTCGAATCACAAAAGCTTATTGCATCGCGAAGACGCGGCCTGGGCATCTTTGGCTGTTATGCAAAGCCCAGCTGCCGGTGTGAATATTTATAATGTCTCTGCGCCCCCGTGCACGATGCGTGAAGTGGTAGAAGGTTTGGCGGGGGCATTGGGAAAACGCATTCCATCATTTGGCATTCCAGCCTCATTGGTGCGGGGAATATCTGGTCTTTTTTTAGGATTACCTATAACTCGATTGCAAACCTTGGGAGCCACAGCGCAAAAATGGCTGGCCGATGATGTGTACGACGGCATTAAATTTGCTCAGGCGTTCAATTTTCAGCCGCGAGTGAATTTAACGGAGGGATTGCACCGGGAAGTGGTTTGGTATCGAGCGGAACAGGCGCAACGAGATAAGAACAGAAAGTTTTAAGTTTTTTGTTTTAGGTTTTAAGTTAAAAAAAATGAAACAGAGTTTGATAAAAGAGAAAAGCTATTCATTTGCTTTGGAAATTATCGGACTGTATAAAGTCTTACTCAAACAGAATGAGTTTGTTTTGTCCAAGCAAGTACTTAAATCAGGCACGAGTATTGGTGCTAATGTTGAAGAGGCATTGGCTGGCCAGAGCAGGGCTGACTTTCCGGCTAAAATGTCAATTGCTTCGAAAGAGGCAAGGGAAACAGGCTACTGGCTTAGATTACTACGGGACAGCGGAATAATCTCAAAAACAAAAATTGGGCCACTTTTGCTTGAAGCAGAATCGATCGCCAATATGCTTACTGCGAGTGTAAAAACAACCCAAAACTCATATCTTAAAACTCACAACTCAAAACCCAAAACCTAAAACTCAAAATCAGCCAAAACATGAAACGTATATTTGATTTCACAACAGCTCTTATCCTTTTACTGCTCTTCAGTTTTCCGATACTTTTTATTGCATTGTTGGTGAAGCTGACCTCCAGAGGGCCAGTATTATATTGGTCTGATAGAGTGGGGAAGGGAAATACGATTTTCAAGATGCCAAAGTTTCGGACAATGAAGGTCGACACTCCGGCTGTTGCCACCCATCTTCTCGATGACCCGGAGCGGTTTTTGACTCCAATTGGCAATTTTCTACGTAAATCAAGCTTGGATGAGCTTCCGCAGTTGTTGAGTATTATTAGGGGAGATATGAGTTTTGTTGGGCCAAGACCGGCCTTGTTTAATCAGGATGATCTTGTTGATTTAAGGACAAAAAAGGGGATTCATGTTCTTACACCCGGACTTACCGGCTGGGCGCAGATAAATGGCCGGGATGATATTCCGATTCCTACCAAAGTGGAATTCGATGAATATTATCTGAAAAACATGTCGTTTTTCTTTGACTTCAAGATATTGTTGATGACATTTATAAAGGTCACTCGCGCAGAAAATGTCAGCCATTAATTATAGAGTTTTGAGTTGCGAGTTTTGAATTTTAAGTTAATAGCACTATCAATTAGGATATCTTAAAGTTTTTTAGGGCAGCGAATTACAACTCACAACTTAAAACCCAAAACTCAAAACCTGCCTTACTCTTGATGTTTATTATTTTCTATAAACTCGTTGTCGGCTGGCTCATGCCGCCCGGTTGTTTTATCCTCTTGTTCATGGTATGCGCCTGGAAAACCCGGTCAATTACCGATCCGGCCCTGCGGAAAACACTGCGCGCGCTTGCCCTTGTCGGTGCTGTGGGGCTATACCTGCTGTCTATCCAGCCGGTCTTGCATCTTCTGGCCAGTGGTTTGGAAAACATATACCCGGTGGTGCAGGAAGCGCAAATCAAAAAAACAAATGCCATTGTTGTGCTGAGTGCGGGTATTGTGGAAGGGGTACCGGCGAGTTTCTCTTCGTTTCTGGCGGCTCCCTCTCCTTCAGCAATAGTGCGGCTCAGCGAAGGCATCCGGCTCTACCGCAGAATCAAGGCCGAAGAACGGGTTTGCACCATCATCCTGACCGGCGGCCGTTTTTATGGTGGCCTGTATGCCGCCAGTGTTGTTTCCCGGGAATGGCTGATTTCCATGGGGATTCCGGCAAGCGATATTCATTTGGAAACATCCAGCCGGACAACATTTGAAGAAGCCCGTTTTGTGTTGCCAACGGTTCGCAACGTATCAGCGGAAGCGGTGTTTCTGGTAACCGCCGCCTCGCATATGCCCCGCGCGGTGGCCACCTTCAACACATTCGGCCTGTCCGTGATCCCGGCACCTTGTGATTTTTCCGGCTCGGCAAAGCTGGGCCTTTTCAGTTTCCTACCAGAAGCCGCGGCCTTGCGAGAAAACCGCTTGCTGCTTTGGGAATATCTGGGAGCGGTGTATTATAAAGTAAGAAGGAAGTAATTAGAGAGTTTTAAGTTTTATATTTTGAGTTTTGAGTTGTGAAAAAAAGAGAAAAGAGTTAGCCCAACTTCCGCATTTTTTATCTGGGTGGGGCTGTTTTTCACGGTGGGCGGAAAAAGGAATCGAGGATTGATGTGGATTTCGGTTTGGGCTGGTGCACCAGGTGGTGATGGTGGTTTTACCCACCAGCAGCGGGGGAAGAATTGCACATCCGCCGGGGGACGGTCCCGGAACAACAGCACGTAGAAATATATGATAATCTCGGCATTCCCCACGAGCCAATGAAGCCGGTCAAGAATTGGCGAACCCATGCTGGAAATAGAGACTAAATGAATAGTCGAATGCAGCACCCACGCGGTTCTTCGTCATCACACTGCGGAAGTTATGATAAATCTGAGTTGCATCAGGGGAAAAAGCGGAATTTCGAGATCATGGACGCGATCGAGTTCCTGCACCGGGTTTGTCTCCATATCCCCGAACATTACGAAGCGCTCATTCGCTATTACGGGTATTATGCCAATATCGCCCGGGGGAAGAGAAAGAAATTGGGGTTGGAGAATTAGTTGTCGCTTAAAATCATCGAAGATGCCGCCAGACAAGAAATGTATGTGATTTTTTCTACGGTTCTAAAACACCTGGCCTTGTGGCCGATTGCATATCCCAAACCTGCTGCCACGAGGCCAGGGCTTCACCTCTTGACTTTAACCAGTTGTTTTTGGAGTCCTTGACCAGGTAATTCATGAAGAACAGTGACGCCGATTTCATGATCGGGAAGGCATGGGTGAGGAATTTTTTGTCGTCGGTAAAGAGATAATGTTTCCCAAGATGAT
This window harbors:
- a CDS encoding NAD-dependent epimerase/dehydratase family protein, which translates into the protein MQPTSTQFPSAGPILITGANGFLVSKIVSQSINSGMQVRATDRMPLSLVSGLDYFYAEILDPDSLATHLSDMAVLVHVAGLAHIFDKSKASAAPFKAVNETGTANVTRAAAKAGVKHFILISSVSVYGGSRDGGAEDSGCYPQGPYAESKYQAEQRAIEISEASGMALTILRLATLYGEGDPGNVARLMRSIDRGRFIWIGNGSNHKSLLHREDAAWASLAVMQSPAAGVNIYNVSAPPCTMREVVEGLAGALGKRIPSFGIPASLVRGISGLFLGLPITRLQTLGATAQKWLADDVYDGIKFAQAFNFQPRVNLTEGLHREVVWYRAEQAQRDKNRKF
- a CDS encoding four helix bundle protein; protein product: MKQSLIKEKSYSFALEIIGLYKVLLKQNEFVLSKQVLKSGTSIGANVEEALAGQSRADFPAKMSIASKEARETGYWLRLLRDSGIISKTKIGPLLLEAESIANMLTASVKTTQNSYLKTHNSKPKT
- a CDS encoding sugar transferase codes for the protein MKRIFDFTTALILLLLFSFPILFIALLVKLTSRGPVLYWSDRVGKGNTIFKMPKFRTMKVDTPAVATHLLDDPERFLTPIGNFLRKSSLDELPQLLSIIRGDMSFVGPRPALFNQDDLVDLRTKKGIHVLTPGLTGWAQINGRDDIPIPTKVEFDEYYLKNMSFFFDFKILLMTFIKVTRAENVSH
- a CDS encoding YdcF family protein, whose protein sequence is MFIIFYKLVVGWLMPPGCFILLFMVCAWKTRSITDPALRKTLRALALVGAVGLYLLSIQPVLHLLASGLENIYPVVQEAQIKKTNAIVVLSAGIVEGVPASFSSFLAAPSPSAIVRLSEGIRLYRRIKAEERVCTIILTGGRFYGGLYAASVVSREWLISMGIPASDIHLETSSRTTFEEARFVLPTVRNVSAEAVFLVTAASHMPRAVATFNTFGLSVIPAPCDFSGSAKLGLFSFLPEAAALRENRLLLWEYLGAVYYKVRRK
- a CDS encoding transposase; translation: MHQGKKRNFEIMDAIEFLHRVCLHIPEHYEALIRYYGYYANIARGKRKKLGLEN